The Candidatus Krumholzibacteriia bacterium genome window below encodes:
- a CDS encoding sigma-70 family RNA polymerase sigma factor: protein TFAALERYNPVYAFSSWLFKITSNLCIDHIRKQRMRLLSIDEPLEGADGGMLRELTDPRRQPDQASEDSELREAIRCAVERLPEHYRIVLVLRHQEQLSYEEIAASLDIPLGTVKARIHRAREGLKSYLAAYAPAID from the coding sequence GACGTTCGCGGCCTTGGAACGCTACAACCCCGTGTACGCCTTCTCGAGCTGGTTGTTCAAGATCACCTCGAACCTCTGCATCGACCACATCCGCAAGCAACGCATGCGCTTGCTCTCCATCGACGAACCCCTGGAAGGCGCCGACGGCGGCATGCTGCGGGAGCTCACCGACCCGCGACGGCAGCCGGATCAGGCCTCGGAAGACAGCGAGCTGCGCGAAGCCATTCGCTGTGCGGTGGAGCGTTTGCCCGAGCACTACCGCATCGTTCTCGTCCTGCGGCACCAAGAACAGCTGTCCTACGAGGAGATCGCCGCCTCTCTGGACATTCCGCTCGGGACCGTGAAGGCCCGGATCCACCGCGCCCGGGAGGGCCTGAAGAGCTACCTGGCAGCGTACGCCCCCGCCATCGACTGA